The Vibrio crassostreae genomic interval CACCCACCAGCAGTTAACGTGGAATAGCTCCTCGATGTTGAAGTCGTAATTGGTCTTGTGGTAAGGATTACCCAACGCTAGGTCTATCTTCCCTTCGTTTATATAGTTACCTAACACGAAGCTGGGTTTCGTCACTACAAGTAAGTCTACATTCGGGAATGCTTCCGAGAATGCTAGTAGTGTCTTCTTTACGTTTTTATTGAACACCAATGGATCGATACCCACGCGGTAAACTATCTGGTCAGATATATTCATCTGCTGGGCAACGGTGATTAATTCCCGATATTTTGATACCACAGGTAAAGATAATTGGAATAGGCGTTCCCCTTTCTTTGTTAACCAGACTTTAGAGTGCTCTCTATTAAATACGTTGAAACCTAAGTCTGACTCAAGATTTTGAACAGCTGTGCTAACTGTTGACTGTGATTTTCCAAGCTTGCGTGCAGCAGAGCTAAATGAACCTTCTTCAACTACTGCTATGAACGAAACAATATTTTCGAAATGTAGTTTCATGATTCGACTAACCTTTGACACAAAGAAATTATATTTATTATTGTTTGTTGATTCGAAGAACA includes:
- a CDS encoding LysR family transcriptional regulator, translating into MKLHFENIVSFIAVVEEGSFSSAARKLGKSQSTVSTAVQNLESDLGFNVFNREHSKVWLTKKGERLFQLSLPVVSKYRELITVAQQMNISDQIVYRVGIDPLVFNKNVKKTLLAFSEAFPNVDLLVVTKPSFVLGNYINEGKIDLALGNPYHKTNYDFNIEELFHVNCWWVAHEDLVTLKSHAPSQRVLLMDGCEELLNLSNIAAYNLWRLDDLGTIIDLCKAQKGIAFVPGFLIEGNIKEHKLKVITDHPDFFGKRVIASLFWQIHSDFSLFNQWIKKELQTSTQYKQTFVADLAQ